Within the Gracilinema caldarium DSM 7334 genome, the region GCCGCTGGTGGCCAAGACGAAAAAAAACAAGAGCTCCCAGACCGATCTTAGTGCATATAACCGATGGGTACAGATGGCTGCTCCGCGGCTCTTTGCGTCATCCACTGAGGGTTTATGCTGTGGCTCTCTTCAGTGTGATCTTCGGCACGGTGGTGCTTCTGAGCCGGCCTGTACGGTTCAGCCCCACCAACGGTGCAGAAGAACTGGAAATACAGGTAGCCTTTGCCCCAGGCATGCGGTTAGATGCCATGGTCTTTCATGGTGAGGCCCTGAGCAGGCTAGTAGCAGACCTGCCGGAAATATCTGTTGTCTTTGGACGATCGGGGGCAGAGCCGGAGGATGTTCTGCATCGGGCATCTCCAGAATATAAACAGGAACTCCTTACCCTCCGGTGCATACTGAAACGCGGTGGTTCTGCTCAAAAGCTCATACCCCTGCTTACTGAACGGGTTCAGACTTATATAGATGATAAGGGGCCTCCGGGGCTCAGTTTCCGTATTGCATACCCGGAGGACCCCATCGAAACCCTTTTGGGGCTGTCTTCTGCCTACACCCTGGCCTTAAAAGGTAAAAGCCCTGAAACAGTGCAAACCATGCTGGGGTCAGCCCTCGATGAATTAGCAGCCAGAAGTCCCGGCACTCAATTTACCTATCGACCTTCGGGAAACAGGCCGGAACTCAGTATTCATCTTAAACGGGATCGCTCTGCTACCGCCCAGATCTCGGCCTTTTCTGTTGCCAGAACCCTGCAGGCCAGCACCGAAGGACGTGCCGCAAGCCGTATGGAACTGGAAGGCCGTCCAATCGATATCCGGGTAAAGGCGCGTCTTGATGAAAATCGTCCGCTTGAAACCTTGGAAGCCCTGCCGGTCAATGAAGGAGGTCAGGCTCCGGTGTTTCTGGGAAGTCTTGCAACCCTGACCCGTACCGAAGGGGCTGCAGCTCTGGCCCGGCTTGACCGTTCTGATGTGGTGTATATCGATGGTACCCCAGCTTCAGGTCAGGGTAAAAGGTTGGTTCAAGTCATGCAGCGGGCCAGCCTTGAAATTCCAGGCTTAACCTATGCTGATGACTCAGCCTTTAGCCGATATCGGCAAAGTCTCATGTTTACGGTTTTCCTCGTGATCCTGCTGCTGTACTTTTTAATGGCCGCCCAGTTCGAGTCCTACAGCCTGCCTATCCTCCTTATGGTAAGTATCCCCGTGGCCCTGTCTGGAGCCGGGCCTGCCCTGGCTCTGGTCGGTTCCGGATTGGATTCCGGGTCGATAGTTGGGCTTGCGGTGCTTTTTGGCCTTGTGGTTAATAATGCAATCATTCTTTTTGAAGTGAGTAAAGAACAGATTGATAAGGGCCGCAGCCGGGTCATAGCGGTCTATAGTGGATCAATCGAGCGCCTCATTTCGGTACTCACCACCACTACTACCACACTGCTTGCCCTTTTGCCGGTGATCATTGCCCCCCTGGGGGCTACCCAGCGGTCCATGTCAGCGGCCATGTTCGGCGGTATAGCCGCCAGTACCTTCATCTCGCTCCTTGTAATACCGCCCCTGCTTGTTCACTATATGCCCCAATTTACGCCGGCAACACCAGGAGGTCCCCATGGGAATAGCTAATCCAAAACGGACCCTGGCGATACTCCTGGTTTGTATATCCCTATCGGCAGCCTTGATGATCCGGCAGGGCCCTGGAACCACCGCTCAAGACAGGGATCCATCCTATGTGGTAACCCTGAGGCACTATGGTGTAGAAGCTCGGGAAATGGAACGGACCGTGGCTATCCCCCTGGAAGATGCCCTGTCTGCCATACCGGGCATTTCGAATCTGGTAACCACCAGTGAACAGGGTAAAGTTCGAGTTCTCGTGCATTTTACCGGTACCGGAACTGGTACTTACGAAGCTGTCCGGGATGCAGCCCAGCGGGTCTATGAAACCCTCCCACCCTCGGCACAACGGCCAGAAATTACAAGTTCCCGGGACAGCCGTATCCCTGTATGGTCTGCCGCGGTATTTCTGAAAGATGAAGATCCAGCATCTGCCCATACTCTGGGGAGTCTTCTGGAACGGGTCGTAAAACCTGCCCTTGAGCGCATTGATGGGGCAGGGGAGATCGAACTGGCTGGTACCGGACTTCCTGAAGTAGTGATAAGCCTGGATGAAAAGGCCTGTGCCGCCCGGGGAATAGCAGCATGGAATATAGCCCGTCAGCTGGCAGAACAGGACCTGCTGTTTCCGGCGGGACACATCGATGAGGGAGACCGACGGCTGTTCATGACGCTGGATGGCCGCTTTGAAACTGCCAAAGCTTTAGAACATGCCCCGATTGCCCTTCCTTCAGGTCAGATGGTTCCCCTGCTCAGTTTAGGTAAAATCGTAGAACAGGATCGGCAGCCTGAGACCATCGCCCGTCTCGATGGGAAGCCCGCAGCGGTTATTTCTGTAATGGGATCTTCCCAGGTGAAATTAAATAGGCTCTCGAAGCAGATCAGGCAGATCCTCAAAGATCTGGAACACCTGCCTCTGGTGTTGTATGTCCTTTCAGACCGGGGGAAAGAAGAGGAAGAAGCCTTTCTTTCAGTGGTATCCGCCACGGTTCAGGGAAGTATCATCCTCGCAGTTACGGTAGCTCTTCTTTCAGGGGGATTTTCTGTCATCAGTATCCTGTCGGTTCCCCTGATCATATTTTTTGCAGGGGCTATCCTTGTGCTTTTTGGATTCTCTCTGGATCGGCTCAGCCTGGCAGGTTTAGCCTGCGGTGTTGGGGCTGCTGTGGACTGTACCATCGTGGTTATTGAGCGGCTTCAGTCCTGTCAGAGCCGGCTGGAGAAAGAAAAGTCCCTTATGGTTCTGGCTCCATCCCTCTTTGCCAGTACGGCTACTACAGTGGTAGCCCTTATACCCCTGGCCTTGCTGGGGTCCAACTCTGCTATAGTGGGTGCCATTGCCTGGGGAATTGGGACTACTTCAGTGGTAGCCCTGGGTATTGGTTTGGGTTTTCTTCCAGCATTTATCACATCTCCGGTTCCAAGATGCATGACGCCATGGCCGAGGGCCTTAGGTATCAGACATTACGCTACGCTTTTTACTCAGCGGGTACGGAAGAGTTTTAGCTGGCTCATGATCCATTCATACCAGAAGCCCCGGAGGATTCTGTTGCTCTCAAGTATCCTCTCAATCGCAGGGCTTGGTGCTCTTTATATTTCCGGGGCGGATGTTGCAAATCTGCCTTCAGAGGATTCGGTGTATGCCCAGGTCGAATTTGAAGGGGGCCTTGTTTCAGAGCGGGTTGATGAGCTGATCTCTGAATATGCAGTATCTCTCCGGAGTAAAAAGGGTATCAGGGCAGTACAAACCAGTGCCCGGACCGCCTCTGCATCGGTCATGATTTCCTTTAATCCCCGGGAAACAAACCTGGATGCAGTTCGAGTCTTGGCCAGGTCTACCCCAGTATATGGTGGTTTTGTGTATATTCCTGAGGCTTCCTCCCAGGACCGGATTTGGACCATCACTATTGCGGGGGACGATGATGAGGTTTGCCGCAGGATTGCCAGGGATCTTGCCCGGTCTGCCCAGGCTTCACCTTTGGTGAGTGAAACGGTTCTGAATTTTAAAGATGGCAGTCAACGGCTTTTCCTACACAACGATGGGGAGCGTATGGCGGCCCTGGGACTTTCCGCTTCCTTCGTAGCGGATACCCTGCGGCGAGCCCTCTTCGGCCCGGTTATTTATAAACGACTGAATGAAACAGGAGAGACCGATGTACGGCTTCGTTTTGCTACCGAAACCTATGTACATCGGGATACGCTCTATCATCTTCCCCTTTCCCCGGCGATTGAGACTCATACGGTAGTCCATATCAAAGAAGACCGGGAACCCGCATCAATCCGGAGGGAAAACAGGCGTCGTACAGCTTCTATTTCTATTCGCACCAGGCCTATGGATCCCCGTAAAGTACGGGATCAGCTGCAGCCCCTCTTAGAAAAGATACTGTTACCGCCAGGGTATGTCATCACCTTTGATCGGGAAGCGATTGCTGCTGCTGATAACCTTTCCCGAATGGGCCTTCATTTTACGTTGGCCCTGATATTCTGCTTCATGGTGATTGCAGCCGCAACCGAATCTGTTCAGGCAGCCCTGGTAATCCTCGCTGCGGTACCTCCCGCTCTGGCTGTACCAGCGCTGACAACCCTTCTATCCGGTTCTTCCATAGATGTAGCCCTGGCTTGTGCCTTTGTGGCGGTCAGCGGAATTACGGTGAATGCGGCGGTTTTATCCGTAGAAGCCCTCAGAGAACAGGGGCCCATTTCATCAACCTATACACTCTACCGGGCTCTTCGTAAGAGGCTCCCTCCCTTGTTTTCCACGAGCCTTACCACTGTAGTGGGATCCCTCCCCTTCCTCTGTATTCCCGGGGCAGCTAACCAGATGATCCGGTCACTGGCACTGGTTAACACCCTTGGGGTAAGCATGTCCTTCCTGGTTTCGCTTAGTCTCATCCCAGCTTTGGCCCGGCTTTGGCCAGCTGTTACATTCCCGCAGGAGGCGGGGATACAACCCTATCCTTCATCACAAGGAGCACTGGTATGAACAGTAAGAAACAAAAAGTAAGCCTTATAGGGATCTGTATGTTCCTGGGTCTGGTTACTACCCTTGTAGCGGATCCAAAGCCGGACGTACGGGGCTTTGATCGCAGCGGGTTTGAATATTCCTTTTCCCGCGCCGATCAGACCCTGGATCCCGCCGCCTGGATAAATGAGGTAAAGCTGGGCATTGCTATAGCCCGAAAAAACTGGGAACAGTTGGCCCTTACCCTCTATGATGATGTGGTAGAGCGGGAACATGCAGGAAAAGCCCTGGACCAGTGGACTGAAACAGAACTCCAGCAACGGTTTGCCCAATGGCTAGAACGGCGTTTTCTCATCGAACAGGGGCTCAGTCTTGCAAGCCGAACCAGCAAGGCTGTACAGCAAGCTAACCTCCTGTATTTATACAAGACCGATCAGGATGGAAGTATCCTTTATGATGAAGCCACAGGGGATCCGGAAGTCATACGACCGGATGGGGACAATCCTGATAAACTCCTCGCTGATCAGGCAGCCTGGAATGCTCAGGTTGCCCAGAGCAAAGAAGAAAGCCTGCAGTACTATCGCAGTATACTGACTGCTCTGTCGCCGGAACTGCTTGCGTATCTTGAACCGGAACAACGAGCCGCCTTTGCTCAACAGCTGGAAAACCTGCAGGACCGGCTTGTACAACGGAAACAGAAGGAATTGGAAGCCCTCGTAGCTCAGGAAGAACGGATCTTTATTGCCCGCAGGACCGGGGATGTATGGAGTCTTCGGAAAAAGAGCGAAAGCGAAGCCGCCGCTGCAATTGTGGCGGACCTCATCCGGGAAACCAAGTCCAGTTGTGACCAGAGCCTGGCATCCCTCGAAACCAAAATAGAATCAGCTTCCGCAGGAACCGGCGACCTGGCACTTATGGGAACCCAGTGGCTCGAGGCCTACAAGGAACAGTTCCAGCGGGGTATCGACGCCTGGCAGAAGGCCGAAGAACGGTTCATGGTGCGGCGTATCGAATGGGAACAGCAGGCTGGGAAACGATTTACCGAAGGGGAAACAGCCTGGAGTGAGGCCTTTGAGAAACTTAATAAAGAGCAGCAGGCCTGGGAAGCCAAGGCCCGTATACTCTTTCAGGCCGGAGAAGAGACCTTTAAGCGGGCCAGTGAAACCCTGGAACGGGCTATTACGGAGGCAAAGGCTGAGTTCCAGAAGGATGCGGACCTGCGGAGCCAGGCCAGCGCCGATCGGGCCCGGGCCTGGGTGGACACCTATGTAACCAGTGCCACCATGGTTTTAAGTGCCCGGGAAAGCAGTCAGTACTGGATTGATAAGCTGAAAAGTAAAAATACTAGTTCTCCGCCCGCCATTGGAGACCCGGCCCTCCGCAGCTGGGTCGATGGAGCCCTGAAAAATGTCTGGAAGCAGGCCCAGCAAAGCTATGAAAAGCAATATTCCAATGACTTTAATGCTCTGCAAAACAAGAAACATGAAAGTGAGTGGACCAGAGCCGATATTGAAAGGTTTTATCAAGAAGAAGCAAGGAAATACCCATTATTTTACAATAATTCAAATACTAATATCTGGAGTACCTGGCTAGAAAACTACGATGCCAAACATGCCCAGGCGGTGGCGGAGTATCAAAATGCCCTTGCAGCGTTTCATGAAAAGCATGCCCTCTATTTCCGAATTACCGAGGCTGTAGCAACAATACCTGAAGAAGCCCAGGCCTTAACTCTCGCCGGAGACTGCAAAACGCTTCTCGGTGCAGCCTTTGATCCGGACCTGATACAGGCCGGGGTAGAGATTAAACGTTGGATGCAGATCTACACCACCTACGCCGATCGGGCCCGGGAAGCGATGGAGACCCTGACCAGAGACTTTGACTTGGCCATAGGAAGCGGCTCAGGTGCCCTGATAGACGTTCTAGACAATGCAAAGACCAGTGAAGATTTCCACCTGGATGAGTACCAGATAGAGCTGTTGCGGGCTAAGGCGGTTGCAGGCTATTGGGCTCGTCGGGTAGATATTGCCCAGGCAGTAGCCCGCTATGCGGAGGACCTGACCGCAGGCAGAACCACTGATGCGGAAAGTGTGGCTGCCTGGAAAGCTTCTAAGGCCCGGTATGATACAGCCCTCGCTGACTATAAAGCAGCACAGGAAGCGCTAAGCAGTGCCAGTACCGATGTGGCAGCCAGCAGGGACCGTCTTACCAAAGCCGCTGCGGCCCTCGCACAGGCCGATGAAGAACTGGAAGCACTCAACCAGGAATATGCCCTTAAAATGTCTCTGCTGGCGGTGGGTTCGGCAGATTACCTGAAAAGTGAACTTAAAGAGAAATACAAGAGCCTTCTTGAAACCTATGGACTCCTGCAGAAAACTGGTGATGAAGCGCCCTATGTAACGTATCTGGAAAGAGCAAAGCAGTATGGACTAGCGGAAAGCATTGAACAAACCGGACTTATATTAAAAAGTCTGGTAACGGGAGCGTATGGGGAACCGGCCATTTCGGACCTCTCAAGACGCTATTCGGCTCTTTATATTCCCGAAGATGAAAAACCTCTGCTTCAAACCTTTGAAGCTCTTGGTGTGGATGAACATTCATCCAACTATGGAGCCCTGAAATCAGTCTATGAGGCCTGGAAAACCAGCACTGGAGAAGAGCAGCAGCACTATGACAGGCTGATTCGAGCCCTGCTGCTGCAAGCCAGGGACGAAGCTCAGGCAGCCCTCGAAACACGACTCGACAGTATTTCCCTGCTCTCAAGCAGCACCTGGGACGAATGGTACAGAAGCCGCGGCGGGATTACAGACCCTGGAACACCCCTTACGGAGGACAGCATTGGTCAAACCCTGATAGAGGATATGGAACAGGCTGCACGGGTGTATCTCGCAAAACGGGTAGAGCAGGAACTTGCCCTGCTAGGCTATTTCCTGGATCCCATGGGCTCTGTATCTGAAGAACTAAAAACCATGGTAAGCCTCTCGACCCTGGGTTCTACTATAGATACAGCAACCGCCGCCGCCCTCGTGCAGAGCCTTACCTTGCTACAGCAAAAACTCAAAAGTCTAACCGATGAGAATCCCGCCGAGTATCGCAAACAGTTGGAAGCCCTGGCAAAAACTGACCAGCGAATCGCCGCCTTTCTTCGGGGAGAGAGCGCCTGTGTTACCGCTACGGGACTTGATCTCGTGGGTTTGATGCTCCAGAAAGAGCGGATGGCTCTGGAAAGGACCCGGGGCAGACAGCTTGCCTACGAGCGCTATGGCTCCATGGGATACCTGGGAGCCCAGGCAGAACAGACCAGAGCCTGGCAAAATGTAACCAGATGCTTTACAGAACTTGGTATGGCGACGAATTTACCCTATGGACAGCTTCCCAGCCCTTCGGTTCTGGGAAAACAGTTTATCACCGCCGCCCAGGGCCCCGAACAGGCCCTGGGAACCTTCCTCGCCGCCCTGGACCAAGCTATGGAGGGGATGCCCACATGGCTTAAGGCAGACCTGTCATTCTGGAAGGATGCCCTTATCTCCTATGTGGCTGCCAAGGCCCGCTACTCAGGGACTAGCATACTTCCCGAAAACCCACAAAACCTGATGGACCAGCTGAAAGGAATTCAGGAGAAACAAGTAGCGTATCAAAACCTCCTGCAGACCCTCTATACAGCCCCAACCGATGATGCCCGGCTCATCTGCGCGCTCCTTGCCGATGGATCCCCCAGCTATGGGGAAGTTCCCCGGGACCTGCTGGAACAGGAGGCGGTGCATCGCATCGCCCGATCTCTTTTAGCAAAGGCAGGGGATCTTTCAGCATTAGAAGAGAGCGAAAGACGGACCAGGTTGATGAACGACGCCGACAGCAACCACGGTTATGCCAGCGGTGCTGTCCGTACCCAGGCGGTTACCAAAGCCCTGGAGGACCTCGCTATCCAGATGGCCCTCATCAATAAACCTGATCCCGCCACCCTCCAAGGGGAAGTAAGAACCCAGCGGCTCTACCAAATCTATGGTGAACTGGACCTGCAAGGTTTAGCAAGCCTTGTTCAAGAGGGACTTGCAAGCCTGGATTTCGACCAACTCCATCCTGCGGATATTACTTCTGACACAATAGGGACCTGGCTTCCCTACCTGAAAACCTATCTTGACCGGTTGCACAACGCCGCTGGAAGTGCTGCGGTCTATGAAGCACGGGCAATCTGCCTGCTTTTGGCAGACCAACTTAAGAATTATCCGGATCATCTGGCTGCAATGCTTACCGCCCTGGACCTTCAGGCCCAGGGAACAGCCCAGACTCTGATACAACTGGTAAATGGGCAGGACTATCAACTTGAACGGGAGCTCTTCATCGGAATTGAGGAAAATAATCCCTATTATGAAACGGGAATCCTCTATTATCTTAAAAAACGAGCCTACCAGTCCATCCCGGAGAACTATGAGCAAGAGCAGGATCTTGTTCTGGATCGACTTATAAAAGGCGGAAAAACAGCCCTGGTACATCGGATCAGGATCGAGCTTGAGCGGTTTAGCAGGCTCATCAACCTAAGTCGTGCCTACGGCGGTACCGATGTATCCGGCGACACCTTGAGTTATGCCCGGCGGCAGACAGGCCTTTCGCTGGAAGATCAATTTGCCCTGAGCCGCCTCATTAATACGGGAACTTTGCAGGATTCTTTTATGAAAAGCCTGGGTCTGGCGGAGGTTCAAGCAGGACCCCAGGATGGGTATACCCAATGGCTTGCAACCTATCTGCAGGGGGAACTGAATCGGTACGGATCAGAACGGGCTCGATTACAGGGCAGGCTTGCCTATGCCCAGACTTATGAAGCCCAGGATGAAGAGAAGGCCAGCAGTAACTGGCGGGTCTATCTTAAGGAATCGATATTTACTCAAAACGGTGATACCGCCACAGCCTTAGATGAGATCCCCTGGACTGATTCGGGCACCCCTGAATGTGAAGGAAATAATCCCCGTTCGGCGGAAAACTGGAAAGAAGGGACCCTGGCCGATGCCTTTGATCGGATAAACCTGGCTACAAGAAACCTCCAGGCCAGTTTTACTGCATGGAATGAGCAACTTGCACTGCTGACTGCAGAACAGGGCTATCGGGAAAAAATCCGGACCTACCTGGAACAGCCCGAGACGACCTGGAATGAAGACAGTATCCAGTATCTGCCGGCGCTGGTACAGGATGGGTACAGCAATGAGCATAACCAGTATCGCTACAGTCTGAGCCGTCTGGAAGGTGAACAACGGGAACTGGGCCGGCTCGGTGCGGCCAT harbors:
- a CDS encoding efflux RND transporter permease subunit, with translation MERLILICVKRPVAVTMALAALLLFGGIALSELPIDALPELQVPRVQVSASYPGIASRDIRTVLTIPLEDALASVRSLQRIRSVSRDGEAVLVLDFVWGTNPADAALLVREAIDSVYPQLPEGVSRPIVLPADSSNQPIAIIGVRSRTDQAQFARHIAEYELRSRFRRIDGIGMVLLVGGQKEEIQVQVDAQRSFSRGLGAASFADLIGSEWADVSVGSAREGNHELVIISAGKPQQLDELNRRVLSARSGPVYPDEVGQVVLAYRERESLFIVNGREAVALELYRRVRANPLGVARQIRQRMAEAQKELGRDVDIVLVYDGSEHTRKGLVDLGRSALFGSIAVILALLFFIRSARGSLLTLLSLPISAAAALCSLALAGKSLNSMSLGGLALGIGLVSDTSVVILELMERRYGGIHEKPLAEDLARLVARVSASSLGSTLTTMIVFIPILFLPGPLGQLFADLSITLIAAVAAGWAYAQFALPSLYPQRRYRLWGYRRWWPRRKKTRAPRPILVHITDGYRWLLRGSLRHPLRVYAVALFSVIFGTVVLLSRPVRFSPTNGAEELEIQVAFAPGMRLDAMVFHGEALSRLVADLPEISVVFGRSGAEPEDVLHRASPEYKQELLTLRCILKRGGSAQKLIPLLTERVQTYIDDKGPPGLSFRIAYPEDPIETLLGLSSAYTLALKGKSPETVQTMLGSALDELAARSPGTQFTYRPSGNRPELSIHLKRDRSATAQISAFSVARTLQASTEGRAASRMELEGRPIDIRVKARLDENRPLETLEALPVNEGGQAPVFLGSLATLTRTEGAAALARLDRSDVVYIDGTPASGQGKRLVQVMQRASLEIPGLTYADDSAFSRYRQSLMFTVFLVILLLYFLMAAQFESYSLPILLMVSIPVALSGAGPALALVGSGLDSGSIVGLAVLFGLVVNNAIILFEVSKEQIDKGRSRVIAVYSGSIERLISVLTTTTTTLLALLPVIIAPLGATQRSMSAAMFGGIAASTFISLLVIPPLLVHYMPQFTPATPGGPHGNS
- a CDS encoding efflux RND transporter permease subunit, translating into MGIANPKRTLAILLVCISLSAALMIRQGPGTTAQDRDPSYVVTLRHYGVEAREMERTVAIPLEDALSAIPGISNLVTTSEQGKVRVLVHFTGTGTGTYEAVRDAAQRVYETLPPSAQRPEITSSRDSRIPVWSAAVFLKDEDPASAHTLGSLLERVVKPALERIDGAGEIELAGTGLPEVVISLDEKACAARGIAAWNIARQLAEQDLLFPAGHIDEGDRRLFMTLDGRFETAKALEHAPIALPSGQMVPLLSLGKIVEQDRQPETIARLDGKPAAVISVMGSSQVKLNRLSKQIRQILKDLEHLPLVLYVLSDRGKEEEEAFLSVVSATVQGSIILAVTVALLSGGFSVISILSVPLIIFFAGAILVLFGFSLDRLSLAGLACGVGAAVDCTIVVIERLQSCQSRLEKEKSLMVLAPSLFASTATTVVALIPLALLGSNSAIVGAIAWGIGTTSVVALGIGLGFLPAFITSPVPRCMTPWPRALGIRHYATLFTQRVRKSFSWLMIHSYQKPRRILLLSSILSIAGLGALYISGADVANLPSEDSVYAQVEFEGGLVSERVDELISEYAVSLRSKKGIRAVQTSARTASASVMISFNPRETNLDAVRVLARSTPVYGGFVYIPEASSQDRIWTITIAGDDDEVCRRIARDLARSAQASPLVSETVLNFKDGSQRLFLHNDGERMAALGLSASFVADTLRRALFGPVIYKRLNETGETDVRLRFATETYVHRDTLYHLPLSPAIETHTVVHIKEDREPASIRRENRRRTASISIRTRPMDPRKVRDQLQPLLEKILLPPGYVITFDREAIAAADNLSRMGLHFTLALIFCFMVIAAATESVQAALVILAAVPPALAVPALTTLLSGSSIDVALACAFVAVSGITVNAAVLSVEALREQGPISSTYTLYRALRKRLPPLFSTSLTTVVGSLPFLCIPGAANQMIRSLALVNTLGVSMSFLVSLSLIPALARLWPAVTFPQEAGIQPYPSSQGALV